One genomic window of Vibrio parahaemolyticus includes the following:
- the gspL gene encoding type II secretion system protein GspL: MSEFLTVRLSSEQQSTIPWVVWSTEQQEVIASGELAGWEHLDELVSYAGQRQVIALLASNDVVLTQVDIPPGATRQFDNMLPYLIEDEVAQDVDSLHFTVLGKQADKAQVCAVERAWVQTVLQRFASQGLTIKRILPDVLALPVSDDNSSAALIGEQWLIRHSETEGAVVDSAWLDLYLSSYLQNHEGWQLDCYSSVPESTVESVWVPKPEEMTMALLAKGVVSSKTNLLTGEFKPKSSWGKYWKVWQKAAIAAGVLLVVVVAQQLLVVHKYEAQAQAYREESERIFRQVFPNKNRIPTVSYLKRQMTDEERRLSGGSTDVAMLSWLAALPATLGQVKDLEITSFKYDGQRGEVRIHARSSDFQPFEQARVKLAEKFNVEQGQLNRSDNVVMGSFVLKRQ, translated from the coding sequence GTGAGCGAGTTTCTGACCGTTCGGCTGAGTAGCGAACAACAAAGTACCATTCCTTGGGTGGTGTGGTCGACAGAACAACAGGAAGTGATTGCCAGCGGTGAACTTGCCGGATGGGAACACTTGGATGAGTTGGTATCGTATGCTGGCCAGCGCCAAGTCATCGCTTTACTAGCGAGTAATGATGTGGTGTTAACTCAGGTGGACATTCCGCCTGGTGCCACACGTCAGTTCGACAACATGTTGCCTTATTTGATTGAAGATGAAGTCGCGCAAGATGTGGATAGCTTGCACTTCACCGTATTGGGTAAGCAAGCGGATAAAGCACAAGTGTGTGCGGTCGAGCGTGCATGGGTACAAACCGTGCTACAGCGTTTTGCTAGCCAAGGGTTGACCATCAAACGCATCTTGCCAGATGTATTGGCATTGCCTGTCAGTGATGACAACAGCAGTGCGGCACTGATTGGTGAGCAATGGCTAATTCGTCACTCAGAGACGGAAGGCGCGGTGGTGGATTCGGCGTGGCTGGATCTTTACCTCTCTTCTTACCTGCAAAACCATGAAGGTTGGCAACTCGATTGCTACAGTTCCGTGCCAGAATCGACTGTTGAGAGTGTATGGGTTCCTAAGCCAGAAGAAATGACGATGGCGTTGCTCGCGAAAGGCGTCGTGAGTAGTAAAACGAACCTGTTAACTGGCGAGTTTAAGCCGAAGTCTTCTTGGGGTAAGTACTGGAAAGTTTGGCAAAAGGCGGCTATCGCTGCGGGTGTTTTGTTAGTGGTGGTCGTGGCTCAGCAACTTCTCGTCGTCCACAAGTACGAGGCGCAAGCACAAGCCTATCGTGAAGAAAGCGAACGTATTTTCCGTCAGGTTTTCCCAAACAAGAATCGAATTCCGACCGTAAGCTACTTAAAGCGCCAAATGACGGATGAAGAGCGCCGTTTATCTGGTGGCTCAACAGATGTTGCGATGTTGTCTTGGCTTGCTGCCTTGCCAGCAACGCTTGGTCAGGTGAAAGATCTAGAAATCACCAGCTTTAAGTATGACGGCCAACGTGGTGAAGTGCGCATTCACGCACGTAGCTCAGACTTCCAGCCTTTTGAGCAGGCTCGTGTGAAGTTGGCTGAGAAGTTTAATGTTGAGCAAGGTCAGCTTAATCGCAGCGATAACGTTGTGATGGGTAGCTTTGTGTTGAAGCGTCAGTGA
- a CDS encoding type II secretion system protein M, which produces MKNLISQAQAWWSGISQREQRLVLGCGAFAILGILYWGLLQPMSQRAELAQSRIQSEKQLLTWVQDKADDITALRKSGGVSFSNQPLNQLVSSSARRFKVELIRVQPRNDSVQVWIKPLAFNQLVDWLRYLKEQQGIEVEFLDIDRTDQAGMIDVNRLQFKRG; this is translated from the coding sequence ATGAAGAATTTAATTTCTCAAGCGCAAGCTTGGTGGAGTGGCATCTCTCAGCGTGAACAACGACTTGTGCTGGGCTGTGGTGCATTCGCCATCCTTGGCATTCTTTACTGGGGGCTGCTGCAGCCGATGAGCCAACGTGCAGAGTTGGCGCAATCTCGTATCCAAAGTGAAAAGCAATTGCTTACATGGGTACAAGACAAAGCTGATGACATTACCGCATTGAGAAAAAGCGGGGGTGTCAGTTTTTCCAATCAGCCACTTAACCAACTTGTCTCTTCATCAGCGCGCCGTTTTAAGGTGGAACTGATTCGTGTGCAACCACGCAACGACAGTGTGCAAGTGTGGATTAAACCGCTCGCATTCAACCAGTTGGTGGATTGGTTACGCTACTTGAAAGAGCAGCAAGGCATTGAAGTTGAATTTTTAGACATCGATCGTACAGACCAAGCGGGCATGATTGATGTGAACCGTCTGCAATTTAAGCGAGGTTAA
- a CDS encoding type II secretion system protein N, whose amino-acid sequence MKRAVLYVVIFIVCFSVSLIMGLPVSWVLQQAPTVKGLDIQGAHGSVWQGQASSVRWQRQNLGQVNWDFQWSSLFTGKAEFSVRFGRGSDMNIRGRGLVGYSLSDGPYAENLVVSIPASKAVEQARLPVPVGVDGQLELNIRHATYAAPWCKTGEGTLVWSASGIQSPVGSLELGPVIADLKCQDSVLTASGEQTSKQVSSAFSAELMPNQRYSTKAWFKPGADFPSSMGEQLKWLGQPNAQGQYEFDYKGRF is encoded by the coding sequence GTGAAGCGAGCAGTACTTTACGTTGTAATCTTTATCGTTTGTTTTTCTGTTAGCTTGATCATGGGGTTACCTGTTTCTTGGGTTCTCCAGCAAGCCCCCACTGTGAAAGGGCTAGACATACAAGGTGCTCACGGTTCCGTTTGGCAAGGTCAGGCTTCCAGCGTGCGTTGGCAGCGTCAAAACCTAGGGCAAGTGAATTGGGATTTCCAATGGTCTAGCTTATTTACCGGCAAAGCCGAATTTTCGGTACGTTTTGGGCGCGGCAGCGATATGAACATTCGCGGTCGAGGTTTAGTTGGATACAGTCTCAGCGATGGCCCTTACGCAGAAAATTTGGTTGTGTCGATCCCTGCATCGAAAGCCGTCGAACAAGCGCGCCTGCCGGTGCCTGTTGGTGTTGATGGCCAGCTGGAGTTGAACATTCGTCATGCGACTTACGCAGCTCCGTGGTGTAAAACTGGTGAAGGCACATTGGTTTGGAGTGCCAGTGGCATTCAAAGTCCAGTGGGAAGCTTAGAGCTCGGCCCTGTTATTGCTGATTTGAAATGCCAAGATAGCGTGCTAACTGCATCAGGTGAGCAAACCAGTAAGCAAGTTTCCTCGGCGTTTTCAGCGGAGCTGATGCCGAATCAACGCTATTCAACGAAAGCGTGGTTTAAACCTGGCGCAGATTTCCCATCAAGCATGGGGGAGCAGTTGAAATGGCTTGGACAGCCAAACGCACAAGGCCAATACGAGTTTGACTACAAAGGCCGATTCTAA
- the cysQ gene encoding 3'(2'),5'-bisphosphate nucleotidase CysQ, which translates to MPMTKDLSHLLPQVIEIARSAGQMILDIYEKKQYEAYTKSDETPVTSADIAAHKLITERLSELTPDIPVLSEEAADISLEQRAQWQRYWLVDPLDGTQEFIARSGDFATIIALIDNNKPAMGVVYGPVSGVTYYAYSGKGAWKIPDMSESVKIHTHKHEQAGQNIAIAISRRQDINRITSRMSSAWNYDLIPLGSAALKACLVAEGAVDCYLRLGPTGEWDTAATQCIVEEAGGRILSTHLEPLSYNERETLENPNFIVLGDTNLPWDDILQRKD; encoded by the coding sequence ATGCCAATGACAAAAGATCTATCTCACCTGCTTCCTCAAGTTATCGAAATTGCCCGCAGTGCGGGACAAATGATTCTCGATATCTACGAGAAAAAGCAATATGAAGCGTATACCAAAAGTGATGAAACACCGGTCACAAGCGCCGATATTGCCGCGCACAAACTCATCACTGAACGTTTAAGTGAACTGACACCAGACATCCCCGTGTTGTCTGAAGAAGCCGCCGACATCAGCTTAGAGCAGCGCGCACAATGGCAGCGTTATTGGTTGGTCGACCCATTAGATGGCACACAAGAATTCATCGCACGCAGTGGCGACTTTGCGACCATCATTGCATTAATTGACAACAACAAGCCAGCGATGGGCGTGGTGTATGGGCCTGTTTCTGGCGTCACGTATTACGCATACAGCGGCAAAGGTGCGTGGAAAATCCCAGACATGTCTGAAAGCGTGAAAATCCACACGCACAAACATGAACAAGCAGGACAAAACATTGCGATTGCTATCAGCCGTCGCCAAGACATTAATCGTATCACCAGCCGCATGAGCAGCGCTTGGAACTACGACTTAATTCCTCTCGGTTCTGCAGCACTAAAAGCGTGTTTGGTGGCGGAAGGAGCGGTCGATTGCTATTTACGTTTGGGCCCTACTGGCGAATGGGATACAGCAGCAACGCAATGCATCGTGGAAGAAGCCGGCGGACGCATTCTCAGCACTCACCTCGAACCTTTGTCTTACAACGAACGGGAAACGCTAGAGAACCCGAACTTTATCGTGCTGGGCGATACGAATTTGCCTTGGGATGACATCCTGCAACGCAAAGATTAA
- the nudE gene encoding ADP compounds hydrolase NudE codes for MSKRTPPEILSCQTVARSKLFAVEALDLRFSNGEHRTYERMKPSGRDAVMVVPVTEQGDLLLVREYAAGTERYELGFPKGLIDPGETPHQAADRELKEEIGFGCKELTPLKQVILAPSYFSSKMTLFLGQSLYPEKQEGDEPEPLEIVRWPLAQAEELLTHLDFCEARSITALMLALKHLPNTTHNNNQ; via the coding sequence ATGTCGAAAAGGACCCCACCAGAGATTCTCTCTTGTCAGACGGTCGCACGATCAAAACTGTTTGCTGTGGAAGCCCTCGACCTTCGCTTCTCCAATGGCGAGCATCGCACTTATGAGCGCATGAAGCCAAGTGGCCGCGATGCCGTAATGGTTGTACCGGTAACCGAACAGGGCGATTTACTGTTGGTACGTGAATACGCTGCTGGTACAGAGCGTTACGAACTGGGTTTTCCTAAAGGTCTTATCGATCCCGGTGAAACGCCACATCAGGCCGCTGACCGCGAACTAAAAGAAGAAATTGGTTTTGGTTGTAAGGAACTCACCCCGTTAAAACAAGTGATCCTTGCTCCTTCTTATTTTTCGAGCAAGATGACGCTGTTTCTAGGTCAATCGCTATACCCTGAAAAGCAAGAAGGCGACGAACCAGAGCCGTTAGAAATTGTGCGCTGGCCACTCGCACAAGCCGAAGAGCTATTAACGCATTTGGACTTCTGTGAAGCACGAAGCATCACGGCGTTAATGTTGGCACTGAAACACTTACCAAACACCACTCACAACAACAATCAATAA
- the nfuA gene encoding Fe-S biogenesis protein NfuA, which translates to MSNITITETAQTHFANLLGQQPEGTNIRIFVVNPGTQNAECGVSYCPPEAVEATDTEIPYAGFSAYVDELSLPFLEDAEIDFVTDKMGSQLTLKAPNAKMRKVSDDAPLVERVEYVIQTQVNPQLAGHGGHVNLVEITEAGVAIVAFGGGCNGCSMVDVTLKEGIEKELLNQFVGELTAVRDATEHDRGDHSYY; encoded by the coding sequence GTGTCAAATATTACTATTACAGAAACTGCGCAAACGCATTTCGCTAACCTTCTAGGCCAACAGCCAGAAGGCACTAACATTCGTATTTTCGTTGTGAACCCAGGTACACAAAACGCTGAGTGTGGCGTATCTTACTGCCCACCAGAAGCGGTTGAAGCGACCGACACTGAGATCCCTTACGCAGGTTTTTCAGCTTACGTGGATGAGCTAAGCCTACCTTTCCTTGAAGACGCTGAAATCGACTTCGTTACCGACAAAATGGGTTCTCAACTGACATTGAAAGCACCAAACGCAAAAATGCGTAAAGTGTCGGATGATGCGCCACTTGTTGAGCGTGTTGAGTACGTTATCCAAACTCAAGTTAACCCACAGCTTGCTGGCCACGGCGGTCACGTGAACTTGGTTGAGATTACTGAAGCAGGCGTAGCTATCGTTGCATTCGGTGGCGGCTGTAACGGTTGTTCAATGGTTGACGTAACACTAAAAGAAGGCATCGAGAAAGAGCTACTAAACCAGTTCGTTGGTGAGCTAACAGCAGTTCGAGATGCAACAGAACACGACCGTGGTGACCACTCTTACTACTAA
- a CDS encoding amidophosphoribosyltransferase: MLSHHWQNIMHRVLSSQCGLCRFPILAAAQPNALRWCDHCYQYLTPVKRCQRCGLSLKAEEANIESICGECLSEPPPWQRLFTLGDYDFPLSREVQRFKDHGQTWHVRALTQLLAQRISTPAPLITTVPLHWQRYLYRGFNQSDILARHLAGHLNVRFDNHVFRRVKHAQSQRGYKKSSREQNLKGAFTLNQPPKYNHVAIVDDVVTTGSTVRQLCHLLLEVGVETVDIYCICRTPAPGAV; encoded by the coding sequence ATGTTATCTCATCACTGGCAAAACATCATGCATCGTGTGCTCAGCAGTCAATGCGGTTTATGTCGCTTCCCGATTCTGGCTGCCGCTCAACCCAATGCGCTGCGTTGGTGTGATCACTGTTATCAATATCTTACGCCAGTAAAACGCTGCCAACGTTGTGGATTGAGCTTAAAAGCAGAGGAAGCGAATATAGAGAGTATTTGCGGCGAGTGCCTCTCCGAGCCTCCCCCTTGGCAACGGCTATTTACCTTGGGAGACTACGATTTTCCGCTGTCTCGAGAAGTACAACGCTTCAAAGATCACGGACAAACATGGCATGTTCGCGCTTTAACGCAATTGCTTGCCCAGCGCATTTCAACTCCCGCTCCGCTTATCACCACAGTGCCATTGCACTGGCAACGCTACTTGTATCGAGGCTTTAATCAGAGCGACATACTGGCGCGACATTTGGCTGGCCACCTTAATGTGAGGTTTGATAATCACGTGTTTCGCCGCGTAAAACACGCCCAGTCGCAGCGCGGGTACAAGAAATCCAGCCGAGAACAGAATTTAAAAGGCGCTTTCACCTTAAATCAGCCACCAAAGTATAACCACGTCGCAATCGTAGATGATGTGGTCACGACGGGAAGCACGGTTCGACAATTATGTCATTTACTACTTGAAGTTGGCGTAGAAACCGTCGATATTTACTGCATCTGCAGAACCCCTGCTCCTGGTGCTGTCTAG
- the bioH gene encoding pimeloyl-ACP methyl ester esterase BioH, which produces MSTNLHWQSFGQGPDLVLLHGWGMNGAVWQQTVESLQADFCVHVVDLPGYGFSAEHHGEDLAQIAAMVLKDAPEKAVWLGWSLGGLVATHIALNAPQRVSKLITVASSPKFAAEKPWRGIQPNVLSAFTSQLLEDFSLTIERFMALQAMGSPSARKDVKQLKQAVLSRPQPNPESLLVGLNILADVDLRDALISLTMPMLRLYGRLDGLVPIKVATDLSQQLPHTQQFVFSQSSHAPFMTEHDEFCAKVRDFARD; this is translated from the coding sequence ATGAGCACGAATTTACACTGGCAGTCGTTCGGTCAGGGACCGGATTTGGTGTTGCTGCATGGCTGGGGGATGAATGGCGCAGTTTGGCAGCAAACGGTCGAATCTCTGCAGGCCGATTTTTGTGTCCATGTCGTCGATCTTCCTGGATACGGCTTTAGCGCTGAGCATCATGGTGAAGACCTCGCACAAATCGCTGCCATGGTACTAAAAGACGCGCCAGAGAAAGCAGTGTGGCTAGGTTGGTCGTTGGGTGGTTTGGTGGCTACGCACATTGCGCTCAATGCTCCTCAGCGAGTGAGTAAGCTGATCACCGTCGCCAGCTCACCAAAATTTGCCGCAGAAAAACCGTGGCGCGGCATTCAACCGAATGTACTGAGCGCGTTCACCTCTCAGTTACTAGAAGACTTTTCACTGACCATTGAGCGCTTTATGGCGCTGCAAGCCATGGGAAGTCCATCTGCACGTAAAGATGTTAAACAACTCAAACAAGCGGTGCTATCGCGTCCTCAGCCGAACCCAGAGTCATTATTGGTTGGTTTAAATATTTTGGCGGATGTTGACCTGCGTGATGCTTTGATTTCCTTGACTATGCCGATGCTACGCCTTTACGGTCGTTTGGATGGTTTGGTGCCGATTAAAGTGGCGACCGATCTCAGCCAGCAACTGCCTCACACGCAACAGTTTGTCTTTTCTCAATCTTCTCATGCACCGTTCATGACTGAACATGATGAATTTTGTGCGAAAGTTCGAGATTTCGCTCGGGATTAA
- a CDS encoding Tex family protein, whose protein sequence is MSQAICRMIAQELNVRPEQVNAAVTLIDDGNTVPFIARYRKEVTGGLDDTQLRTLDSRLSYLRELDDRRQTILKSIQEQGKLTPELEREITQADSKTRLEDLYLPYKPKRRTKGQIAIEAGLEPLADTLWNQPQTEPESEATKYLDADKGIADTKAALDGARAIIMERIAEDANLLEKIRAHLNRNAELVSRVVEGKEQEGEKFKDYFNHNEPLSKVPSHRALAMLRGRNEGFLTLAMNADPEQEEGARQSYCETIIADHYGVTLSSAPADAWRKQVISWAWRIKVSMHMETELMGAMKERAEIEAIEVFATNLKDLLMAAPAGPRATLGLDPGLRTGSKIAIVDPTGKVLATETIYPHPPQKQYDKSAQIVDQLVRKYNVDLIAIGNGTASRETDSFVADVIKRGNLKVQKIIVSEAGASVYSASELAAKEFPNMDVSLRGAVSIARRLQDPLAELVKIDPKSIGVGQYQHDVSQSMLAKRLDAIVEDCVNAVGVDVNTASAALLTRVAGLSSTIAQNIVDFRDENGRFEARTTLKKVPRLGPKAFEQCAGFLRIMDGKNPLDASAVHPEAYPVVKAIAEKNSKDIKALIGDSTFLKGLHAVDYTDEHFGVPTVTDIIKELDKPGRDPRPEFKTATFAEGVNSVADLEPGMILEGVVSNVANFGAFVDIGVHQDGLVHISALTDRFVSDPREVVKAGDIVKVKVMEVDVQRKRIGLSMRLNDESGQDNRSQRSSAAPRRNDQPQRRQPRRDDSSSNNAMGGAFAAAFAKAKK, encoded by the coding sequence ATGAGCCAAGCTATCTGTCGCATGATTGCTCAAGAACTGAATGTTCGCCCAGAGCAAGTCAACGCCGCTGTCACCCTGATTGATGATGGTAACACGGTCCCATTTATTGCACGTTACCGTAAAGAGGTGACAGGTGGCCTTGATGATACCCAACTGCGTACTCTGGACAGCCGTCTGTCATACCTTCGCGAGCTCGACGATCGCCGTCAAACCATTCTGAAGTCGATCCAAGAACAAGGCAAACTGACGCCAGAACTAGAACGAGAGATCACGCAAGCCGACAGCAAGACTCGCCTGGAAGACCTTTACCTGCCATACAAACCAAAGCGCCGCACCAAAGGCCAAATCGCGATTGAAGCTGGCTTAGAACCTCTCGCGGATACACTTTGGAACCAGCCACAAACTGAACCAGAAAGCGAAGCGACGAAATATCTTGATGCGGACAAAGGCATCGCGGATACCAAAGCGGCACTGGATGGCGCTCGCGCAATCATCATGGAGCGCATTGCTGAGGATGCGAACCTGCTTGAAAAAATTCGTGCTCATCTAAACCGCAACGCGGAACTGGTTTCTCGTGTCGTTGAAGGTAAAGAGCAAGAAGGCGAGAAGTTTAAAGATTACTTCAACCATAACGAGCCACTGAGCAAAGTGCCATCACACCGTGCACTGGCGATGTTACGAGGCCGTAATGAAGGCTTTTTGACGCTGGCGATGAACGCCGACCCAGAACAAGAAGAAGGTGCACGCCAATCGTACTGTGAAACCATCATTGCCGACCATTATGGCGTGACGCTAAGCAGCGCACCGGCGGACGCATGGCGTAAACAAGTAATCAGTTGGGCATGGCGCATCAAAGTATCGATGCACATGGAAACCGAGCTGATGGGTGCAATGAAAGAACGCGCTGAAATCGAAGCGATTGAAGTGTTTGCCACCAACCTAAAAGATTTGTTGATGGCAGCACCGGCAGGCCCTCGTGCGACGCTGGGTCTCGATCCGGGTCTGCGTACAGGCTCTAAAATCGCTATTGTCGATCCTACTGGTAAAGTGCTTGCAACAGAAACCATCTACCCTCACCCACCACAAAAGCAATACGATAAATCAGCGCAAATCGTTGATCAGTTGGTGCGCAAATACAACGTGGATTTGATTGCGATTGGTAACGGCACGGCTTCGCGTGAAACCGACAGCTTTGTCGCAGACGTGATCAAACGCGGCAACCTGAAAGTTCAGAAGATCATCGTAAGTGAAGCGGGGGCATCGGTTTACTCAGCGTCTGAGCTTGCAGCGAAAGAGTTCCCAAATATGGACGTATCTCTGCGTGGTGCGGTGTCGATTGCTCGTCGTCTGCAAGACCCGCTAGCGGAGCTCGTTAAAATCGATCCTAAATCGATCGGTGTGGGCCAATATCAGCACGATGTTAGCCAATCTATGCTGGCAAAACGTCTTGATGCGATTGTCGAAGACTGTGTAAACGCGGTGGGTGTTGATGTGAACACTGCCTCTGCAGCGCTACTGACGCGCGTTGCAGGCTTGTCGAGCACCATCGCACAGAACATTGTCGACTTCCGTGATGAAAACGGTCGTTTCGAAGCACGTACAACTTTGAAGAAAGTGCCTCGTTTAGGTCCTAAAGCGTTCGAGCAGTGTGCGGGTTTCCTTCGTATTATGGATGGTAAAAACCCACTGGATGCCTCTGCAGTGCACCCAGAAGCCTACCCTGTAGTCAAAGCGATTGCCGAGAAGAATAGTAAAGACATCAAAGCACTGATTGGCGATTCGACGTTCCTTAAAGGTCTGCACGCGGTGGATTACACCGATGAGCACTTCGGTGTTCCAACGGTGACCGATATCATCAAAGAGCTGGACAAACCAGGCCGAGACCCTCGCCCGGAGTTCAAAACCGCAACCTTCGCTGAAGGCGTTAACTCAGTTGCAGATCTAGAACCGGGCATGATTCTCGAAGGCGTCGTATCGAACGTGGCCAACTTTGGTGCTTTCGTCGATATTGGTGTTCACCAAGATGGTTTAGTGCACATCTCAGCCCTGACGGATCGTTTCGTTTCTGATCCGCGTGAAGTGGTGAAAGCAGGTGACATCGTTAAAGTGAAAGTGATGGAAGTGGATGTACAGCGCAAGCGTATCGGTCTATCGATGCGTTTAAACGACGAGTCGGGTCAAGACAACCGCAGTCAACGCTCATCCGCAGCGCCGCGTCGTAATGACCAACCACAACGTCGTCAACCTCGCCGTGATGATTCCTCATCGAACAATGCGATGGGTGGCGCATTTGCGGCGGCTTTCGCCAAAGCAAAGAAGTAG
- a CDS encoding putative ATP-dependent zinc protease, with translation MMKKMSLALALSSALLIAPFGWAQSISATTQDPIYQLDDKLVLGRVESVYYSEIPELSDVPFIGKIDTGADTTSMHAENIHVSSSNPKYKNLKDDKLLWAIVDDLGGTQAKWEANSFEPYQVTVSFTIQHPYTGKEITVTDDLERISAIRSRTSKKPILRPTVKMPMTIAGHTVDTVVNLTSRKQFSAPILIGKTYLDDNAWVFAGYDYLQEQPNAKMIGKKETVEIEGIPYKTSVSTSSRYTNVHALDIKVDKKAKQVSFTLEGENGKRHPMTLPLVRMLKTTKSERPLVYLPVKIDENETQQWLVYLRDRSKFSSQIRLGRDVVSQHFVIDTDKENLLGGVEKTFKSALKSKPLVISPEEEVNIDGYVVPAYPTFTVKTPLLRVNGFELSEKGKDEVATFYLSNEKGKEEKITKPVLKKLKVGDMVRPVVEGDFLFGNKEKSMEFAIDVLDKDEEQPFFVFGHNMAKGGVLLNTRADHLLDAKPLFRAGHIEVAEVEGMSFPVKLDTGADVSSINAKDIKLFQKDGKDMVSFTYENDLGMQKAFTREVVDVMKITAKKGEKANVRPVVEMHVKLGDLEKKIRVNLQDRGRFHYSMILGKNFLKYGALVASETNYIVTKKPDYEK, from the coding sequence ATGATGAAAAAAATGTCTTTGGCTCTGGCACTCTCTAGTGCTCTCCTGATAGCCCCGTTTGGTTGGGCGCAATCCATCTCTGCAACCACGCAAGATCCCATCTATCAACTTGATGATAAGTTAGTTTTAGGGCGGGTCGAAAGTGTGTATTACAGCGAAATTCCTGAGCTAAGTGACGTCCCTTTCATCGGTAAAATTGATACCGGCGCTGACACCACCTCCATGCATGCAGAAAATATTCACGTAAGCAGCAGCAATCCCAAATACAAAAATCTTAAAGATGACAAACTGCTGTGGGCAATTGTCGATGATTTAGGTGGCACGCAAGCCAAATGGGAAGCCAACAGTTTTGAACCTTATCAAGTCACCGTCAGTTTCACGATTCAGCATCCTTATACTGGCAAAGAGATCACGGTAACCGACGATCTTGAGCGCATCAGTGCTATCCGCAGTCGCACCAGCAAAAAACCGATTTTGCGTCCAACCGTAAAAATGCCGATGACGATTGCTGGGCATACGGTAGATACCGTGGTGAACCTTACCTCGCGCAAACAGTTCTCTGCGCCAATCCTGATTGGCAAAACTTACCTAGATGATAACGCGTGGGTGTTTGCTGGGTATGACTACCTGCAAGAACAACCCAACGCGAAAATGATTGGTAAGAAAGAGACGGTAGAAATCGAAGGCATTCCCTACAAAACCAGCGTTTCGACAAGCAGCCGTTACACCAACGTTCACGCTCTCGACATCAAAGTGGATAAAAAAGCCAAGCAAGTGTCGTTTACCTTAGAGGGTGAGAACGGCAAGCGCCATCCTATGACACTGCCATTGGTGCGCATGTTGAAAACCACCAAGAGCGAGCGACCTTTGGTGTATCTGCCTGTCAAGATTGACGAAAACGAAACTCAGCAATGGTTGGTGTACTTACGAGACCGCAGCAAGTTCAGTTCGCAAATCCGTCTGGGCCGAGACGTAGTGAGCCAACATTTCGTAATAGATACCGACAAAGAGAATTTGCTCGGTGGCGTGGAAAAAACCTTTAAGAGTGCACTGAAGTCCAAGCCATTGGTGATTTCACCGGAAGAGGAAGTGAACATTGATGGCTACGTGGTTCCCGCTTATCCAACCTTTACCGTGAAAACGCCATTATTACGCGTGAATGGATTTGAACTGAGTGAAAAGGGCAAAGACGAAGTCGCGACGTTCTATTTGAGCAACGAAAAAGGCAAAGAAGAAAAAATCACCAAACCCGTGCTGAAGAAACTCAAAGTCGGCGACATGGTGCGTCCTGTGGTGGAAGGTGACTTCTTGTTCGGTAACAAAGAAAAGTCGATGGAGTTTGCTATCGACGTGCTAGATAAAGATGAAGAGCAGCCGTTTTTCGTTTTCGGCCACAACATGGCTAAAGGTGGCGTGCTACTGAATACGCGCGCTGATCACTTGCTCGATGCAAAACCTTTGTTCCGAGCCGGCCACATCGAAGTGGCCGAAGTGGAAGGCATGTCTTTCCCGGTCAAACTGGACACCGGTGCGGATGTCAGTTCTATCAATGCTAAGGACATCAAACTGTTCCAAAAAGATGGCAAAGACATGGTGAGCTTTACCTACGAAAATGACCTCGGTATGCAAAAGGCCTTTACTCGCGAAGTGGTAGACGTAATGAAAATTACTGCGAAAAAAGGCGAGAAAGCAAACGTCCGTCCGGTGGTGGAAATGCACGTCAAACTGGGTGACTTAGAGAAGAAAATTCGCGTGAATTTGCAAGATCGCGGACGCTTTCATTACAGCATGATTTTGGGTAAAAACTTCTTAAAGTACGGTGCGTTAGTGGCGAGTGAAACCAATTACATCGTGACGAAAAAACCAGATTACGAAAAATAG
- the greB gene encoding transcription elongation factor GreB, translated as MKTKLITREGYNKLKQEHDYLWNEKRPEITKIVTWAASLGDRSENADYTFNKRLLRQIDRRVRFLRKFLPEVTIVDYSPQQEGKVFFGAWVEIENEAGDVKKFRIVGPEEIYGDAKDYISIDSPMARAMLKKQVDEEFTVRTPEGDKEWFINSIEYNKQSAES; from the coding sequence TTGAAAACTAAGCTGATTACCCGTGAAGGTTATAACAAACTCAAGCAAGAGCACGATTACCTCTGGAATGAAAAGCGTCCAGAAATCACCAAGATCGTGACGTGGGCGGCCAGCCTTGGCGATCGTTCGGAAAATGCTGACTACACCTTCAATAAACGACTGCTGCGTCAAATCGATCGACGCGTTCGTTTTCTCAGAAAGTTTTTACCTGAAGTCACCATCGTAGATTACTCACCTCAACAAGAAGGCAAAGTCTTTTTTGGTGCTTGGGTCGAGATTGAAAACGAAGCCGGTGATGTGAAGAAGTTCCGCATTGTGGGGCCAGAAGAAATATATGGCGATGCCAAAGATTACATCTCCATTGATTCCCCTATGGCCAGAGCCATGTTGAAAAAGCAAGTGGATGAAGAATTTACCGTTCGAACGCCGGAAGGTGACAAAGAGTGGTTCATCAATTCGATTGAATACAACAAGCAAAGCGCAGAATCTTAA